The Amblyraja radiata isolate CabotCenter1 chromosome 1, sAmbRad1.1.pri, whole genome shotgun sequence genome contains a region encoding:
- the mad2l1 gene encoding mitotic spindle assembly checkpoint protein MAD2A, translated as MAGKVATREGITLRGSADIVAQFFSYGINSILYQRGIYPPESFTRVQKYGLTMLVTTDLVLNNYLKNVVGQLKDWLCNHFVQRLVVVVNSIETNEVLERWQFDIECDKTMTENSEAREKSEKAIQDEIRSVIRQITATVTFLPLLDAACSFDLLIYTDKDLEVPEMWEESGPQFINNSEEVRLRSFTTTIHKVNSLVAYKKIDSY; from the exons ATGGCGGGTAAAGTGGCGACGCGGGAAGGGATCACCCTGCGGGGCAGCGCCGACATCGTGGCGCAGTTCTTCT ctTATGGCATCAACAGTATTCTGTACCAACGTGGAATCTACCCACCAGAATCTTTCACACGTGTTCAGAAGTATGGACTTACAATGCTTGTTACAACAGATCTTGTCCTTAACAATTATCTGAAGAATGTAGTTGGCCAGCTAAAAG ATTGGTTATGTAACCACTTTGTCCAAAGGCTTGTGGTGGTTGTCAACAGCATTGAAACCAATGAGGTGTTAGAAAGATGGCAGTTCGACATTGAGTGTGACAAAACCATGACTGAAAACAG CGAAGCAAGGGAAAAATCGGAGAAAGCAATTCAAGATGAAATCCGGTCCGTCATCAGACAGATCACTGCCACGGTAACTTTCCTGCCATTGCTCGATGCTGCAT GCTCTTTTGATCTACTGATATATacagataaagatctggaagtacCAGAAATGTGGGAAGAATCGGGACCACAATTTATAAACAATTCTGAAGAGGTTCGTCTGCGATCTTTCACCACCACCATACACAAAGTAAACAGTTTGGTTGCGTACAAAAAAATTGATTCTTATTAA